In Thermodesulfobacteriota bacterium, the genomic window GCCACAGGCCGTGGGCCGCCAGGCGTTCCAGGATCTGCTCGGCGTCGAGCAACCCCTGGTGGCGGTGTACCTCGGCCCCGGCAGCGTCGAGGAAGACGAGTGTAGGGCTCAGGAGGACCCGGTGCTTCTGGACCATGGCCTTGTCCCGGTCCACCAGGATGTCTCGAAACCGCACGGCGGCCCCCGTCTGCTCCGTGACCCGGTCGATCTCCTTCTTGAGCTCGACGCAGTACCGGCACCGGGGGCCCAGGCCGAACACGAGGACCGTGGGAACGCTCGCCTGCGCGGTCTGCGCCGGTCCCTTTTCCGACCCATCGCCGCAGCCCGCCCCCAGGACGAGACACAGCGCAAGGAGCGCACCCAGGTAAAATCTAGAGCCCATGGAGGTCCTCCCGTGCGGATGTCCGCCAAGGCATGGAGAGCGGGCCGTCCCCGGGAGCCCCCGGGGGCGCTTTCGGCCCGACGGGCGCAATCTAGCACAAGAGGTGCCGGCGGGAGTTGACCGAGGTCAAGGGCAAGCCGCCTTCCCCGTTGACAGCGCCCGAGCCTTCCTGTTATCCCATCGCCGTGATGCAAAGCCCCTCCCGCACTCCGATTCTTCCTGGCCGCTGGCCCAGCAGGCCCCGCGCCTGACGGGACCGCACCGCGCAGCCGTGTGCGCCGGCCAGGCCGCGGGACCCGCCCCGCGGCCTTCGTCGTTTCGGACCCCACGGGGTCGGAGCCCCCTGACAGGAGAACCAGGATGAAGCGCGTGCTCTCGGGAATCCAGCCCTCCGGGGCGCTCCACATCGGCAACTACTTCGGCATGATGCGCCAGATGATCGCGTATCAAGAGAGCGCAGACCTCTTCTGCTTCATTGCCAACTACCACGCCATGACGTCGCTCGGGGAGGGGCCGGCGCTCGCCCGGGGCACGGTGGACGCGGCGGTCTCGTTCCTGGCGCTCGGGCTCGACCCGGACAGGTGCACGTTCTGGGTCCAGTCCGACGTGCCCGAGGTGCAGGAGCTCACCTGGATCCTCTCGACGCTGGCTCCCATGGGCCTCCTGGAGCGCTGTCACTCCTACAAGGACAAGGTGGCCAAGGGCATCGCCCCCAACCACGCGCTGTTTGCCTACCCCGTGCTGATGGCGGCCGACATCCTCCTCTTCCAGTCCCACGCCGTGCCGGTAGGCAAGGACCAGAAGCAGCACCTGGAGGTGACCAGGGATCTGGCCCAGAAGTTCAACGCCGCCTTCGGCGACACCTTCGTGGTACCCGAGGCGGAGATCGACGAGGACCTGGCGCTCATCCCCGGGGTCGACGGGCAGAAGATGTCCAAGTCCTACGGCAACACCATCGACATCTTCACCGACCGCAAGACCCTGAAGAAGACCGTCATGTCGGTGGTGACCGACGCCACCCCCATCGAGGAGCCGAAGAACCCCGACACCTGCAACCTCTTCGCCCTGTACCGGCTCTTCCTGACCCCGGAGGAGGTGGCCGCGCTGCGGGAGCGGTACCTCGCCCCTGGGCTCAAGTACTCCGACGTGAAGAAGGAGCTCATCGACGCTGTCTGGAACTACTTCGCGCTTCACCGAGCCCGGCGCGAGGAGCTTCTCCAGCACCCCGGCGACGTGCTCGACATCCTGCGCGCCGGTGCCGCCAAGGCGCGGGAGGCCGCCGCCGCGACCCTGGCGGAGGTGCGCCGCAAGGTGGGCATCGCCTACTGGTGAGACGGGCCGGGCACGCCCAGTGCGCCGCCTGCGCCAAGGCCGAGGGGGTTCTCCCCCTCACCGCAGCCTAGCGAGGCGGCAACCCAGACCCCCAAGGCGAGAGAGAGCCTCTACCCCCAACCCCCTCGAAATCGAAATCGTGATCGGGGTCGGGGTCGATTTCGATTTCGATTT contains:
- a CDS encoding thioredoxin fold domain-containing protein translates to MGSRFYLGALLALCLVLGAGCGDGSEKGPAQTAQASVPTVLVFGLGPRCRYCVELKKEIDRVTEQTGAAVRFRDILVDRDKAMVQKHRVLLSPTLVFLDAAGAEVHRHQGLLDAEQILERLAAHGLWPGKG
- the trpS gene encoding tryptophan--tRNA ligase; this translates as MKRVLSGIQPSGALHIGNYFGMMRQMIAYQESADLFCFIANYHAMTSLGEGPALARGTVDAAVSFLALGLDPDRCTFWVQSDVPEVQELTWILSTLAPMGLLERCHSYKDKVAKGIAPNHALFAYPVLMAADILLFQSHAVPVGKDQKQHLEVTRDLAQKFNAAFGDTFVVPEAEIDEDLALIPGVDGQKMSKSYGNTIDIFTDRKTLKKTVMSVVTDATPIEEPKNPDTCNLFALYRLFLTPEEVAALRERYLAPGLKYSDVKKELIDAVWNYFALHRARREELLQHPGDVLDILRAGAAKAREAAAATLAEVRRKVGIAYW